In the uncultured Methanobacterium sp. genome, one interval contains:
- the glp gene encoding gephyrin-like molybdotransferase Glp: MGKEFLNLMDPDDVKEIIDSLNIERKIEMVNLSDAYQRVLAEDVYAAIDLPPFDRASMDGYAVQAQDTFGTSEDDPITLDLIEKIRAGDDPSQKVRRGTCSEIGTGAPMPEGSDAVVMVEVTDIKENKVQLLEAVTPGTNRALRGSDIQKGKFLLAEGTLLTADKIGALSAIGLKEIPVFAKPTVAVISTGNELIKPDEELRHGKLYDINSESISNAVKSCGCIPLASTIAKDDYDSIKNKIDAYKHADVIITSGGTSAGAGDVLRQVVEDMGEVLVHGISVKPGKPTLIGTLPDEDVDIILFGLPGYPVSALMIFHGFVAPFLRGVAGVKEFMEKKEGSVLKLSRRYHSARGRSHLVLVKIEGNIAHPILKDSGAITALAEADGYFEVPKNVEIIEKGEKIKVMHLSGF; encoded by the coding sequence ATGGGCAAAGAATTCTTAAATCTAATGGATCCAGATGATGTGAAAGAAATCATAGACTCTTTGAATATAGAACGGAAGATTGAGATGGTTAATTTAAGTGATGCCTATCAACGAGTTCTGGCGGAAGATGTTTATGCAGCCATTGATCTTCCTCCCTTTGACCGGGCATCTATGGATGGATATGCAGTACAGGCCCAGGATACTTTCGGAACTTCAGAAGATGACCCAATCACTTTAGATTTAATAGAAAAAATCAGAGCAGGAGATGACCCTTCCCAAAAAGTTAGAAGAGGAACTTGTAGTGAAATAGGTACCGGTGCTCCAATGCCCGAGGGTTCTGATGCAGTAGTCATGGTTGAAGTTACCGATATCAAAGAAAACAAGGTCCAGCTATTGGAGGCAGTTACCCCTGGAACTAACCGGGCACTCAGAGGATCAGACATTCAAAAGGGCAAATTCCTTTTAGCAGAAGGTACTCTCTTAACTGCTGATAAAATAGGAGCTTTAAGTGCAATTGGGCTAAAAGAAATCCCAGTTTTCGCAAAACCCACCGTAGCAGTCATCTCCACGGGTAACGAATTAATAAAACCAGATGAAGAGCTTCGACACGGAAAACTATACGACATCAATTCGGAATCCATATCAAACGCGGTTAAATCATGTGGTTGTATACCTTTAGCTTCCACAATAGCTAAAGATGATTATGATTCTATAAAAAATAAAATAGATGCATATAAACATGCTGATGTCATAATTACCTCTGGAGGGACATCAGCTGGTGCAGGGGATGTTCTGCGCCAGGTGGTGGAAGACATGGGCGAAGTTCTGGTCCATGGAATTTCAGTAAAGCCTGGTAAACCCACCTTAATTGGTACTTTGCCCGATGAAGATGTTGATATTATTTTGTTTGGACTTCCAGGATATCCTGTATCTGCGTTGATGATTTTCCACGGATTTGTAGCTCCTTTTTTAAGGGGAGTTGCTGGTGTCAAGGAATTCATGGAGAAAAAAGAGGGATCTGTGCTTAAATTATCCCGAAGATATCATTCTGCCAGGGGGAGAAGCCATCTTGTACTGGTAAAAATAGAAGGAAATATTGCACACCCCATATTAAAAGATTCTGGTGCAATAACTGCCCTTGCTGAGGCAGATGGTTATTTTGAGGTTCCCAAGAATGTGGAAATAATTGAAAAAGGAGAAAAAATAAAAGTCATGCATTTATCTGGATTTTAA
- the eif1A gene encoding translation initiation factor eIF-1A yields MSRGNSRGQQTQGVRRVRSPRRGEIPGVVEQIMGHGKLKVRCADGKIRLCRIPGKMKKRIWIREGDVVLIKPWAFQSDEKADVIWRYTRTESNYLERRGFLKL; encoded by the coding sequence TTGAGCAGAGGAAATAGTCGCGGTCAGCAAACACAGGGAGTAAGAAGGGTCAGGTCCCCTAGAAGGGGAGAAATACCAGGAGTGGTGGAACAAATTATGGGACATGGTAAACTTAAGGTACGATGTGCCGATGGTAAAATCAGACTTTGCCGTATTCCTGGAAAGATGAAAAAAAGAATCTGGATCAGAGAAGGTGATGTTGTCTTAATCAAACCATGGGCCTTCCAGAGTGATGAAAAAGCAGATGTTATCTGGAGATATACCCGAACTGAATCCAACTACCTGGAACGTCGCGGATTCCTCAAACTATAA
- a CDS encoding serine protein kinase RIO, with the protein MESQITKSDISLQKMREVKRLKSVEDKRVGSEVFDTITLKTLYKLANQGYIHLLNGAISTGKEANVFKGADEDGKIVAVKIYRVTTSDFKKMQYYIQGDPRFNVRSNSKRQLINNWVLKEFKNLNRACEAGVRVPRPIVAKNNVLVMEFIGDNDGSPARLMRQSKISNPEYVADKIIDYVKKLYQDAALVHGDLSGFNILIQDDEPVIIDLSQGLVVDHPISEELLNRDIENLSKDFKKMGIEISHDEIKRKIMDL; encoded by the coding sequence ATGGAATCCCAGATAACCAAATCAGATATTAGTCTGCAGAAGATGCGGGAAGTAAAGCGTCTTAAAAGCGTAGAAGATAAAAGAGTAGGTAGTGAAGTTTTTGATACAATTACTCTTAAAACCCTGTACAAGCTGGCTAATCAAGGTTACATCCACCTTTTAAATGGAGCTATAAGTACTGGAAAAGAGGCAAATGTCTTCAAAGGAGCAGACGAAGATGGTAAAATTGTTGCAGTCAAGATCTATCGCGTCACCACCTCTGACTTTAAGAAAATGCAATATTACATCCAGGGTGACCCACGTTTCAATGTTAGAAGCAATAGCAAGCGTCAGCTGATAAATAACTGGGTTTTAAAAGAATTTAAAAACCTTAACCGGGCATGTGAAGCAGGGGTGCGAGTACCCAGACCAATTGTAGCCAAAAATAACGTATTGGTCATGGAATTCATTGGAGACAATGACGGAAGCCCGGCACGACTTATGAGGCAATCAAAAATTTCCAACCCCGAATATGTGGCAGATAAAATAATAGATTATGTTAAAAAACTTTATCAAGACGCAGCATTAGTTCATGGAGATTTATCTGGCTTCAACATTCTTATACAGGATGATGAACCTGTTATAATTGACTTGTCCCAGGGTTTGGTGGTTGATCATCCCATATCAGAGGAGCTTCTAAACAGAGATATAGAGAACTTAAGTAAAGATTTTAAAAAAATGGGTATTGAAATATCCCATGATGAGATTAAAAGAAAGATTATGGATTTATGA
- a CDS encoding KH domain-containing protein, whose product MPNTEYLKIPKERVGVLIGPHGKTKETIEKTTETIIDVDSEAGSIAISPQEDAKDPLAVWKARYMVKAIGRGFNPEIALKLTDDDVMLEIINLPDYVGKSKKAVLRQKGRIIGKDGKTRDIITEMTGTYVSIYGKTVSIIGEMEHLQIAKEAVEMILDGARHKTVYSFLERKKQEMKLREIKMGPSYILKD is encoded by the coding sequence TTGCCCAACACAGAATATCTGAAGATCCCCAAGGAAAGAGTGGGAGTACTTATTGGACCACACGGAAAAACCAAAGAAACCATTGAAAAAACCACCGAAACAATTATTGATGTGGACAGTGAAGCTGGAAGCATAGCCATATCCCCCCAAGAGGATGCTAAAGACCCATTAGCAGTTTGGAAAGCCCGTTACATGGTTAAAGCCATAGGTAGAGGTTTTAACCCCGAAATTGCCCTTAAATTAACTGATGATGATGTGATGCTGGAGATCATCAACCTGCCCGATTACGTGGGAAAATCCAAAAAGGCTGTTTTAAGGCAAAAAGGACGTATTATCGGTAAAGATGGTAAAACCAGAGATATCATCACGGAAATGACCGGAACTTATGTATCCATCTACGGTAAAACTGTATCCATCATTGGAGAAATGGAACATCTTCAAATTGCCAAAGAGGCTGTAGAAATGATTTTAGATGGTGCTAGGCACAAAACAGTTTATTCTTTCCTGGAACGTAAAAAACAGGAAATGAAACTAAGAGAGATAAAAATGGGACCATCCTATATACTCAAAGATTAA
- the top6B gene encoding DNA topoisomerase VI subunit B translates to MEREAAELFEEFKELTASEFFRRNKQMLGFSGKIRSLTMVFHELITNSLDASEEAGILPEIKIDLKRLDKDHYILRHTDSGPGIPEPFITKVYCTMFAGSKFRNIQSRGQQGLGCSGCVLLSQMTTGKPAKVVSGYYEGDKLKGVEMTFKMDVKTNRGLVLERKDVEVQSTGVSIELPFKDVSYSLSEQGAYEYIRRTMIANPHTKITFRDPTGHKYIFKRAADIIPPLPKEVLPHPKGVTADDLIFMAKHTDKRRFRSLLTSNLSRMSTKRVNEIQGITGIDLNKRPKDMKWEEAEQIVETFAKMDFMAPPTSGLIPIGKEQIEKGIREILNPEFVATTTRKPKTFRGGVSFIIEAGISYGGDSGRMVGDQRKAEIMRFANRVPLAFDQGSCAITEALKSVDWKRYGIRDLDNAPITVFVNIISTNVPYLSTGKQSVAPEPEILHEVRQATMKIARKMQKYIRAKKAAKEEAMRSKVFESLVPVIIHEAAMLAEKDVPEYDAVLAKVTRRAKYEGVVQDE, encoded by the coding sequence TTGGAGCGAGAAGCAGCTGAACTATTTGAGGAATTTAAAGAACTCACCGCATCAGAATTTTTCAGAAGAAACAAACAGATGCTGGGTTTTTCCGGTAAAATCCGGTCCCTGACCATGGTATTCCACGAACTGATCACCAACAGCCTGGATGCTTCAGAAGAAGCAGGAATACTTCCGGAGATAAAGATCGACCTCAAACGTTTGGATAAAGATCATTACATACTTAGACACACCGATAGTGGGCCTGGAATACCAGAACCATTCATTACCAAGGTATACTGTACCATGTTCGCGGGTTCCAAATTCAGGAACATCCAATCCAGGGGTCAGCAGGGATTGGGGTGCAGTGGTTGTGTCTTATTATCTCAGATGACCACTGGGAAACCAGCCAAAGTTGTGTCCGGTTACTACGAAGGTGACAAGCTTAAAGGAGTTGAGATGACCTTTAAGATGGATGTGAAAACCAACAGAGGGCTGGTCTTAGAAAGGAAAGATGTGGAAGTGCAATCCACAGGGGTTTCCATTGAACTGCCCTTTAAGGATGTCTCATATTCCCTCTCAGAACAGGGAGCCTACGAGTACATCCGCCGAACCATGATCGCCAACCCCCATACCAAGATCACCTTCAGGGATCCCACTGGACATAAATATATCTTCAAAAGAGCCGCAGATATCATACCCCCATTGCCCAAGGAAGTACTCCCTCACCCTAAAGGAGTTACTGCTGATGACCTGATATTTATGGCCAAACACACCGATAAACGCCGTTTCAGGAGTCTATTGACCAGTAATTTGTCCAGAATGTCCACCAAAAGGGTGAACGAGATCCAGGGGATCACTGGTATTGACCTTAACAAACGTCCCAAGGACATGAAATGGGAGGAAGCAGAACAGATCGTGGAAACTTTCGCCAAAATGGATTTCATGGCACCACCTACCTCTGGCCTCATACCAATTGGTAAGGAACAGATAGAGAAGGGTATAAGGGAAATTTTGAATCCTGAATTTGTGGCTACCACCACCCGAAAACCAAAAACATTCCGTGGAGGAGTTTCATTCATTATAGAAGCAGGTATTTCCTATGGTGGAGATTCTGGAAGAATGGTTGGTGATCAGAGAAAAGCCGAGATCATGCGTTTCGCTAACCGGGTCCCACTGGCCTTTGACCAGGGAAGCTGTGCCATTACTGAAGCACTCAAAAGTGTGGACTGGAAACGTTACGGTATACGAGACCTTGATAACGCCCCTATAACTGTTTTTGTGAATATCATATCCACCAATGTGCCTTACTTATCCACCGGTAAGCAGAGTGTAGCTCCTGAACCCGAAATTCTCCATGAGGTTCGTCAGGCCACCATGAAAATTGCCAGGAAAATGCAAAAGTACATACGTGCTAAAAAAGCTGCTAAAGAAGAAGCAATGCGTTCCAAGGTCTTTGAAAGTCTGGTTCCAGTTATAATACATGAAGCAGCTATGCTTGCCGAGAAAGATGTTCCAGAATACGATGCCGTGCTAGCTAAAGTTACACGCAGAGCCAAATACGAAGGCGTGGTTCAAGATGAATAA
- a CDS encoding DNA topoisomerase IV subunit A: MNKKDIAVNKLKSLGDIILEDVHQNNVPAIKVPSRGTSNIVYDTDKRYYVLGDRYGKRSLGNVKQITKIAQMVYVANFCKDLVRRGKTATLREMYYVSEGWDVDFGDQQESNIVGEDLEVTLGMTREDLGLMPEEDGASVYGNITFQDDDVEINALRAGKSGYTISPTIDEVDFVDHDVQRVIAVETMGMFHRMVQENAYKKFDSLIVGLKGQAARATRRFLKRVNEELNLPVYICNDGDPWGFHIAMVIISGSAKLAHVNHQLATPDAKFLGVTASDIINYDLPTDPLKDIDVLRLKELSKDPRYKDEAWQMEIKKMLKIGKKAEQQSFSKYGLEYVVDTYLPEKLESME, from the coding sequence ATGAATAAGAAAGATATTGCCGTTAACAAACTTAAAAGCCTGGGCGACATAATACTGGAAGATGTTCACCAGAACAATGTCCCAGCAATTAAAGTTCCCTCCCGAGGAACATCCAACATAGTCTACGATACTGATAAACGCTACTACGTCTTAGGAGATCGTTATGGGAAACGATCTCTGGGTAACGTTAAGCAAATCACGAAAATAGCCCAAATGGTTTACGTCGCCAACTTCTGCAAGGACCTGGTTCGCCGTGGAAAAACTGCCACTTTGAGGGAGATGTACTACGTTTCTGAAGGATGGGATGTTGATTTCGGTGATCAGCAGGAATCCAACATCGTGGGTGAAGACCTGGAAGTTACCCTGGGAATGACCCGTGAAGACCTGGGCCTCATGCCAGAAGAAGACGGTGCATCAGTATATGGAAACATCACATTCCAGGATGATGACGTGGAAATAAACGCACTCAGAGCAGGTAAATCCGGTTACACTATATCTCCCACCATTGATGAGGTAGACTTTGTGGATCACGATGTGCAAAGGGTTATTGCCGTGGAAACCATGGGTATGTTCCACAGGATGGTCCAGGAAAATGCCTACAAAAAATTTGACTCCTTAATTGTGGGTTTAAAAGGACAGGCCGCCCGTGCAACACGACGTTTCCTTAAAAGAGTTAATGAAGAACTTAACCTTCCGGTTTACATTTGTAACGACGGAGACCCATGGGGATTTCACATTGCCATGGTTATCATCAGTGGAAGTGCCAAACTGGCCCACGTGAACCACCAGCTGGCAACACCTGATGCCAAATTCCTGGGTGTTACCGCCTCAGACATCATCAATTATGACCTTCCCACGGACCCCCTCAAAGACATTGATGTTTTAAGACTTAAAGAACTCTCCAAAGACCCTCGTTACAAGGACGAAGCATGGCAGATGGAGATCAAGAAGATGCTCAAAATAGGGAAAAAAGCAGAACAGCAGTCTTTCTCCAAGTATGGACTGGAATACGTTGTTGACACTTACTTACCTGAAAAACTTGAGTCAATGGAATAA
- a CDS encoding phosphorylating glyceraldehyde-3-phosphate dehydrogenase, which yields MKNVGINGYGTIGKRVADAVACQDDMQIVGVTKRTPNFEAQMAVEKGFPLYISAPEREGLFEEAGIKVAGTIDDLYDKVDVMVDCTPGGIGAKNKEIYAEKGVKGIFQGGEKHELIGKSFNSFANYQDNWGRDYVRVVSCNTTGLCRTLKPIDDLCGIKKVRAVMVRRGADPGQVKSGPINAIVPNPPTVPSHHGPDVQTVMYDLDITTMALLVPTTLMHQHNMMVELENPASLDEVIATLEATPRVMLVEAGKGLGSTAEIMECARDLGRPRSDLNEIAVWKESLNIKDGELFYMQAIHQESDVVPENVDCIRAMLEMEEDPAKSIERTNKNMGIS from the coding sequence ATGAAAAACGTAGGGATAAACGGATACGGTACTATTGGAAAAAGAGTAGCAGATGCAGTCGCCTGCCAGGACGACATGCAGATCGTGGGAGTAACCAAGAGAACCCCTAATTTTGAAGCCCAAATGGCAGTAGAGAAGGGATTCCCACTCTATATCAGTGCACCAGAAAGAGAAGGGCTCTTTGAAGAAGCTGGGATAAAAGTGGCTGGTACCATAGATGATCTCTACGATAAAGTGGATGTAATGGTAGACTGCACACCTGGAGGAATAGGTGCTAAAAACAAAGAAATCTATGCTGAAAAAGGAGTTAAAGGTATATTCCAGGGGGGTGAAAAACACGAACTTATTGGAAAGTCCTTTAACTCATTTGCCAATTACCAGGATAATTGGGGCAGAGATTATGTAAGGGTGGTCAGCTGCAACACCACCGGCCTCTGTCGAACTTTAAAACCAATAGATGACCTTTGTGGTATTAAAAAAGTTAGGGCAGTTATGGTACGCCGTGGAGCAGACCCCGGACAGGTGAAATCAGGCCCCATAAATGCCATTGTTCCCAACCCACCCACAGTACCCAGCCACCACGGCCCTGATGTGCAGACTGTAATGTATGACCTGGACATCACCACCATGGCCCTTTTAGTACCCACCACACTCATGCACCAACACAACATGATGGTAGAACTGGAAAATCCAGCTTCACTGGATGAAGTTATTGCCACACTGGAGGCAACCCCCAGAGTTATGTTGGTGGAAGCTGGTAAGGGACTGGGTTCAACTGCAGAGATAATGGAATGTGCAAGAGATTTAGGTCGACCTAGAAGTGATCTGAATGAAATAGCAGTTTGGAAAGAATCTTTGAACATCAAAGATGGAGAACTCTTCTACATGCAGGCCATACACCAGGAATCTGATGTGGTACCTGAAAATGTGGATTGTATTCGTGCCATGCTGGAAATGGAAGAAGATCCAGCTAAATCCATTGAACGAACCAATAAAAATATGGGAATAAGTTAA